TAGATGGATTGCAAAGCAGGCAGTCCGATGTttttagaaataaaataaatattattcATGGCTTTGTTCACACTGTGCTATAGGCCTATTGCCTATAATATTAAAATCATGACAAAATTCTAGGTTTCAAACATGCCATTCACATTAACACCCAAACTCAACacattcattatttattttttacagatgACTTTGATCCAGTTATAATAGCAGATAAACTGAGGCAGTTGGCGGATGAGTACAACGATGAGAAGATGGAGCCCCTGATAAAGGCACTGCACCAAGCAACAGCAAACCAAGTGAGGACGGCCTGTTCACAAGGCCTTCGGTCTTCTGAAGTCTTCAGTCTTTTGAAGTGGTAAAAACAGACAGGGTGTCAGAGGTCCGAGTTCAGCCAGACTCATGTGGAAGTATCATACATAAAAAGGTTTCCATGTGAAGGTTAAGTTTGTGGTTCTGACTGGGAATCACATTTCCCCATTTAATAAGATTGTGTGATATTAGTGGTGACTCCTCACCAGGCGTGGAGCTAGACATTGTAAACATTCAgagcttagcccaaacctaggacgtagtctaggtttgatgtgatgctagataGGGACTTCCACAATGAAAGCGAGCGTGCGTAGGGCGTGTGAAAATTATTTTggcattcatttgagcacaaacgtttttttgagctttatgtaaaataaacattaagTTGGACTCGTCTTTTTGTATTTGTCGAAAATGACAACCCAAATTTTAACCTAAAAGATTCAGGGCTTTTGAGATAACATTCGGGGCTCAAGCCCCGTAAGCCACCACATCCCCGCTCCGCCCATGCTCCTCACTGATGGTTGGTCTTCCATGTAGAGTCTTGCTATCAGTGGTAACTAGTGCTGTCCTCCACCAGGCCGTGCAGGTGTTTGGGGAGGCGGTGGAGACGCTGTGCCTGGCCTCATCCCAGCCGGAGCTGTCCTCTGAGCTGCAGCTCCTCAGGGCCTCCGTGGCACTGGGCCGCTATGTGAAAAACAACTCTCCCCAACTCAAAAGCAAGGTGGCGGGTGCCATGGCAACCTTCCTCAACACTCGCGTGGTAGGCTGGGTGCGTGATCAGGGAGGATGGGTAAGTGACCATCTACCAGTATGATTGCTCATTATAATTCTACTGCTGCTCTTAGCATTGGTGACGATGCTGGCGCTGATTATAAATGTAGCTTGTTATAGTACTGCTCTCTTTGTTAAAACTGTTACAGGCTGTATAAACTAGGGGCTCCTTCTAGCACTGTGTAAAAATTGTCCCATCAATGGTACTACCTGTTCCAAATGGAAGAGAACTTAGGATAGTGTGTTGGTATCAGTTTTTCCCCTAGGTTCACAgcttgggtgggtgggggggggggggagtggagagagagagagagagacagaaatgacatgccgtcgtgtaaataagataaataacataaggccatttagtttgtttaataaaagagcaagctatatacctgttttataggaaaggtaaccttaaatgacctattttgtgatctggcgctatataaaaaaaaaaaagcccccccccctaatGGTAGATGAAACACTGGGTATCAAACATTTGCAGGGCACCACAGGTGTTTATATGGAGGAAACTACCTTGTCCATATATTGTGCCTTAGAGTCTGTATCTACTTGGAAGTATTTAGCTGGCAGGCTCCAGTCAACCAAGAGGGTGAACTTTGCCCAAGCTGAAGTATGCACACAGTATGTCTTGATTCATGACACACCCTGCTCCTGTCAGGAAATATGGACACAGTATTGTGACACCCTCTTCCAACCAGCAGGGCTGTGTGAGGATACCATGCTCTATCATTGTCATGGTTATAAATGACAGGATTTATGTTGATCAGTGGAAAATGATATATGTTAAGGTATGAATGAGGTGGTCTTTGAGGGATCAAATTGAGTGGCTGTTTACTGGCAGATTGGTTTTCCTGTTTACCAGATCTATATACTTTGTTATGAATACACATGTCTGAACATTTGCTAGTTATCAATTATCCAATGCTCACTGTGCTTTTATGTAATTTGTTTTTAAAGGAGAAATAACAAAATTCGTAATGTGATTCTGCCCAACATGACCCAGGATTTTAGTACTTTTTAACCATTAACCTGGTATTTCTTATAAAACCCCATAATGTTTTCTCTGAAAACATTCAGAAAGCTGTTACTTCGACTATTAGTTGTGCTAGATCTAaaatgtgtatgtactgtagctaTAATCAGCCTTTAGTGAAGTGTTAACTGACAGTCAAGTATTATCCAAATATGGTTTAAAGCTATTTTCATAAACAACAACATGTCAGTGTACAATGTGGAGAGTTCATCAACCTACAACCACTCTGTTAATCAATTGTCGCCAAGCAGTAAAATTGTCTGTATATTGGTTACGATAAACTGACTCATGCGGTAGGTGAAATCCTGATTGACATGTTTCCAAACTGGCAAAGTGCGATTTGTTGTTTTTAGCCTTAGATGAGGCAGTTAAAAGGAATGAGCTCATGTATCACTTTATGTAGGTCAGTGATACCCATGCTGTACTCAAGTAACTAATCACTATGATACAACATTTAGATTCTGCATcttacaaaaacacattcaatcaGTCCTTAGTACTACCACCTTTTTAGCAAATGTGGCTTTCAGTACAATGTTTAGGATTtaataaatgcataaatgttgtTTTGGTTTCCCTCTTCAGGTTCAAGTGACTAATGCATAAGAGGCCATGGGGAGTTCTCCCTGAACCCATGATGTACAGTGCCGTATCAGCGGCCCTTCTCAGGACTACAAGTCATCAGAGTGCCAACATCATCAACTTCTTCCTCAGACCTTAACTTctccacacacatctcacacctcacatgccacacacacacacacctttacactTTCACTTATTTCCACAAATACCAACAGATTGCACGTGTCCATTAGTGTGGCAGGAACACTTGCTTTTCAAGAAGGTACAGAATGGACCATTTATGTAATCATGTAGGTACACGTCAGTTTCTGTTTTGTATCAGTTTTGAAGCTGCACCTTTGCAACAGGTTGTGTAGGAAAACCACAAGGCAACTACTGTTAGGTATCATCTCTGTGAAGCCTGTGAAGAAACCATTGTTAGTAAGTAGTACATTTATTCTTTTAATATATTCATGTGTTCAGGGTCTTAATTTATGAAGTTGTAATCTGATCTACTTTTGATTTAGTTTGGTCAATTGGTTGATTGAATTGGGGTCAAAGTCCAAATATTCTATTTCCCTAggaatatcagaatcagaattcggtttattcgccatgtatgttatacaaatacggaatttactgtggcagggaggtgcaaaacactaaacatatacagatcttaaattaagtaaaagtacaaaagtttaactatttctaagaactaaacaatctaagaatacaacaattttaatataaaataaaatatatataaaaataggaagaataatgagcagcgtgataTATGTATATAACTACTGAATCATCATCTGAAAATGGACCAAAGGGATTTTGTAAGCCCAGTTTTATGCCTTAAAACACTTGAATATGTGTCACTTTGTTTACATTGTATTTTGGTGTGTTATGTGCAATTTTATTAGGGGTTGATGATTTTAATAAAAGTGATGCTTTGCAAAGACCAATAAATTGTAGCATTTCTGCTTTGTAACTGTCAATTGTAATTTGGATTTTTGTAATGTATCCTCTACATTTGACTCATATTTTACAGGCTTTGTTTAAATTGATCCCAGTAGTGTTTTTTATTAGTACAGAAAGTTGGATCCTGTAGTCTATGACAACAAAGCATACAGTAGAGCCCCCAAGTaagaaaatgaatgaaaataagTGACACTTTTCTCAGAATATTTTTAACAATGTTACCATATTCAATTTCATAAGACAACATTCTTTTTCCCAGTGTAATGTGTTCAGAGTCAGATGTTTCATAGTAGCTTTTAACATTTTGTGATGGCCAAATCAAGAAAATGTCCCAATTCTATGGCCTTTTTCCATGTCATGACCACTACTTTcataacatttattttattttgaatgGTTAGATCCTCCATAGCTAAACACatcttttatatatatttaatagtGTTATATGCACGCTGTATAATTCTCCCAATTCCCAAGACAAATGCCTTTTGAGTTCTAACACTTTAAGTTGCAACCAACAttatggcccagtttcccagacatggatatAAGCCTATTCCTAGATTTCTTTTTAATTCAGTGGAGATCTTCATAGAATTTCTCTCTTACTTCAGGACTAGGATTAATCCAtatctgggaaactgggcctcaGAGTATAAATTAATCTATATTGTGGCAACCAAAGAGCTCAAACCGGGGTGTGACTTACTGTAACATAactcagaacagacacacaaccaggtAAATTGTTTGCTCACATAAGGCATTTTCTCAAACTCAATGATATCTTAGGTGACAACAATGATGATGATATTGATCAGGTTCAAGGTCTCACCAATACATATTTTTGCAATTGCATGTTCTGTCCTGTACCAAGTACCAACCTGTACCACTGAATTAACATTGTAAAATAGGgtaaatttacatttaatgTTTTCTGTCAACAACATCATGCAGTTGCAATATGCTTTGTCATTCCCAAAACAAGTCCAAGCTGATGACTTAAGCAATAAACAACATGTAACCAGAAAAGGTGCTGCTAAGGAAGTGAATAGTGAGAGATACTGTGTTGTGAGAGTTCACTCACAAcacagggtatgtgtgtgtctgtgtggaggtggggggagtgTCTATGTGTTGAGACAATGGCAGCAATCACATTTCACACAGATAACAGGTTTAAATCATCTGTCTTCTCCAAGGAGTAAGGACCATAGTGAGCAGACTGAACTGCTATGAATAGGAATAGGGTAACAGAGCATACAATTCATATGAAGTTTATTTTCAATTAATTATGTTTCAAAAGACTCTACAATACCA
The window above is part of the Osmerus mordax isolate fOsmMor3 chromosome 1, fOsmMor3.pri, whole genome shotgun sequence genome. Proteins encoded here:
- the LOC136947670 gene encoding bcl-2-like protein 15, giving the protein MAPRDIEEDTLLIVQCLFDDDEVLDRCGQIETDGSMSDDDFDPVIIADKLRQLADEYNDEKMEPLIKALHQATANQAVQVFGEAVETLCLASSQPELSSELQLLRASVALGRYVKNNSPQLKSKVAGAMATFLNTRVVGWVRDQGGWVQVTNA